Part of the Bacteroidota bacterium genome, ACGGTCGAGCAAACGTAACTTTATTTGACGAGAGCGGAGCTTCATCAAACCAGATTCATCCGTAAGATAATTAACGGCATTCAGGATAAATTCCTTGTTGCCAAAGGTCTGGCGGGTATATTTATCATATCCGAGAGGAGAAATAAGAGGACCCTGGGCAGACATGCGGACGTCATTACGGATCATGCTCCCGTCGGATATTACAATCATCCTTGTAGGCACACTGACAGGTTTAACCGTTACAGACTGATTGTGTAAAATATTGTTTAACGGACGGTTTTTAAAGGCACTCTGGAACTTCCCTTCTAAAAGCACGCCAATAGTCAGATTAGGCTTGTTGAACTCGTAAGGGTTATGTTTATCAGTTATTTCAGACAAACGAACCAGACAGGGAGCGCTGATGGTTTTGGAATAAGGAGAACTCATCAACAAACAAGTCTTTCGAACAGCAGGATCATCGCCAACGGTATCAATTGTGCTGGGAAATTCAGATTTCAACATATTCAGGTTACGAGAGATAGGATTATTGTCGGGCGGGGATAAAATCGGGAAATACAGCCAGGGAGAAGGTGTCCATTTGGGCTGTTCGCCTACCAATGCCGTATTTACAGGTATAGTATTACATTGCATATCCTGAATCAGGTTAGGATTAATCCTTACCCCATAGCGGAAAAGCTGATCATCCAGGTTTAAGGAATTGACAAATGCCAAAGAAGATCCAAGTGACAAACTATCCATGCTCACATGAACAGGATTGACCAGCCATAAAAGTTTTCCCCCTTTCATCAGGTACTGGTCAAGCACAAATTTTTCATATTCCGAAAAAGCTTTTTGTGGATTTGCAACTATTACAGCCCTGTATGAATCCAGACAATTGATGGCATTGATGGAACCCCTGTCAACCTGATAATAATTAGCCAATTCCCTTGTTATATCGGCTACCTGATATTGATCCAATTCTCCATCTCCTTCCAGAAATGCAACTTTTTGAATTTTTTTCGCACTCAGGCTTTTTATGCAATTAATCAACTCATACTCCAATCCCTGTAAAGAATTATTAAGGTTTTCTTCAGCAGTTAACGACTGGTTATTTTTTAGAAAATTAATAGGCATCTGTAAACTTTTGTAATTCACGATTGCCCCGGGGAACAAGATTTGCTGGGTGTTGGCCCCGTTTTTATCCTTTACCTGCACGTTGGTGGGTTGTAATCCTTTGTTGTAGAGGTCTTCATAAACCTTTTCACGGGCATCCTTATCCGTCTTCTCCGATGGATTGATAAATTCATATTGGAGGTTATCCTTGGACACCACCCTGAATTCATCCAACAAATCTTTAATCGAATTCTGTAATTTTTTGAAACCTATGGGCATGTCCCCATCAAGATATATCTTGATGAATACCACATCGTCCAGATTTTTCAAAACTTCTTTTGATTCCGGGCTAAGCGTATACCGTTTTTCAGAGGTCAAATCGAAACGATGGTAAACAAATGAAGAGATGAAACAAATCAGCAGTATAATGGCTATGGTTAGGGATAACTGAATAATATTTTGTTTCTTTAAATTAAACTGCATAATTTAAATTATAAGATTGAATGATTGTTAAACTTTAAATAAATATTAAGCCCACTTTCTGCTTTGCAGCCTGGTTTTTGTAAAAACGACAAACAGTGCAATAACACTGAGAAAATAAACCACATCCCGGGTATCTATTACACCGCGGCTCATGGATTTGTAATGATCGTTAATACCCAAGCCGGCAATAAAAGTCTGTATATTTTGAAAAATTCCCAATGAGCCTAAGGAATCAAATCCTATATAAAAGAGGAAACACAATAAAACTGCCAGAATAAAAGCCACTATCTGATTATCAGTCAGAGAAGAAGCGAAAACACCAATAGCTGCGTAAATGGCAGCCAGAAAAAACAGGCCGATAAATGAGCCCCAAGTTCCGCCGGTATCAATATTACCCACCGGATTTCCCAACAAATACACCGAAACGAAATAAATCAGCGAAGGCAAGAGTGAAAGTAATACCAATAAAACTGCAGCAAAATATTTTGCCAGTACAATCTGCAAATCCGACAGAGGCTTGGTAAATATCAATTCTATGGTCCCCGATTTCTTTTCTTCGGCAAACATACGCATGGTCACAGCCGGAACCAGGAACAAAAATACCCAGGGGGCTATATAGAACAAACTGTCCAAATTGGCATAGCCGGCATCCAGTATATTCATCTCACCCGGGAATATCCACATAAAAAGTGAGGTAGATAAAAGAAACACTATGATAACAATATAACCGGTAAGAGAACTGAAAAAACCCCTTACCTCTTTACAAAGTAGAGTATACATGTTTTCAAAAAATTTTTCAAAAATAAACTAAATTTAACTTACATGGATAATATTTTTCAACAGTTCTCTGTAAAAGTCTTAAATTTCAAAAAGTTTATAATCAGGTTTTGTAAATTTGCTTACTGTATTGTTTACCTCAAAAACTCATAAATGCTTCTATCTATGGAAATAAAAAAGTTTTTTTACTGTTTATTTGCTTACATTCTAATATGTTGTAGCGGATTTACAACTTCTACGGCCAGAGCAGGAGGAAAAAGTTTCCTGCAATGGGCCGAAACACCGCCTATGGGATGGAACAGCTGGGATTGTTATGGGCCCACAGTCACAGAAAAGGAAGTCAGGGCAAATGCCGACTATATGGCCACAAATCTTAAAAAGTATGGTTGGGAATATATTATTGTTGATATCCGGTGGTATGTGGACAATGATAAGGCGCACGGCTACAACCAAAAGAACCCTGTTTATAATATGGACCAGTATGGCCGTTTTATGCCTTCCATCAAAAGATTTCCCTCAGCCGCTGACGGAAAAGGATTCAGAACTCTGGCCGACTATATGCACAGCAAAGGTTTGAAATTCGGTATACACGTAATGCGGGGCGTACCGGCTGAAGGCATCAGAAGGAACCTGCCTGTGCTGGGAAGCCGGAAAATGTTAAGGGATATCTGCACTCCTGAAGGCCAATGTCAATGGCTCAGGGACATGTATTCTGTTTTGCCGGGTAGTGAAGGTTCGCAGGAATATTATAATTCCATTTTCAAACTCTATGCTTTCTGGGGGGTTGATTATGTAAAGGTTGACGATTTATCCTCTCCTTATCACCTCCAGGAAATCGATATGATCCGGAAGGCCATTGACAACTGTGGACGGAAAATTGTTTTGAGTACCTCACCCGGACCGGCTCCTATTGCAATGGCAGAGCACCTGAAAGAACACGCCAATTTGTGGAGAATTT contains:
- a CDS encoding glycoside hydrolase family 27 protein, which produces MEIKKFFYCLFAYILICCSGFTTSTARAGGKSFLQWAETPPMGWNSWDCYGPTVTEKEVRANADYMATNLKKYGWEYIIVDIRWYVDNDKAHGYNQKNPVYNMDQYGRFMPSIKRFPSAADGKGFRTLADYMHSKGLKFGIHVMRGVPAEGIRRNLPVLGSRKMLRDICTPEGQCQWLRDMYSVLPGSEGSQEYYNSIFKLYAFWGVDYVKVDDLSSPYHLQEIDMIRKAIDNCGRKIVLSTSPGPAPIAMAEHLKEHANLWRICDDFWDDWQPLKKNFDYCNEWSAHIGSGHWPDADMLPLGRIGIRAERGDDRMSKFTRDEQYTLMTLCSIFRSPLMFGGDLPSNDGFTLSLLTNDEVLYVNQHSINNKQLYRNGDIIVWTANDPKSKDTYLAVFNASEQDNVKIPVSFDQLGLKKSCSVRDLWAKKDLGSYTNEFEPTLPKHGAGLYKIHGKKKK
- the gldG gene encoding gliding motility-associated ABC transporter substrate-binding protein GldG; this encodes MQFNLKKQNIIQLSLTIAIILLICFISSFVYHRFDLTSEKRYTLSPESKEVLKNLDDVVFIKIYLDGDMPIGFKKLQNSIKDLLDEFRVVSKDNLQYEFINPSEKTDKDAREKVYEDLYNKGLQPTNVQVKDKNGANTQQILFPGAIVNYKSLQMPINFLKNNQSLTAEENLNNSLQGLEYELINCIKSLSAKKIQKVAFLEGDGELDQYQVADITRELANYYQVDRGSINAINCLDSYRAVIVANPQKAFSEYEKFVLDQYLMKGGKLLWLVNPVHVSMDSLSLGSSLAFVNSLNLDDQLFRYGVRINPNLIQDMQCNTIPVNTALVGEQPKWTPSPWLYFPILSPPDNNPISRNLNMLKSEFPSTIDTVGDDPAVRKTCLLMSSPYSKTISAPCLVRLSEITDKHNPYEFNKPNLTIGVLLEGKFQSAFKNRPLNNILHNQSVTVKPVSVPTRMIVISDGSMIRNDVRMSAQGPLISPLGYDKYTRQTFGNKEFILNAVNYLTDESGLMKLRSRQIKLRLLDRQAILQDRLKWQLINTLAPVLLVMAFGVFSFWWRRRKYTRF
- the gldF gene encoding gliding motility-associated ABC transporter permease subunit GldF, which codes for MYTLLCKEVRGFFSSLTGYIVIIVFLLSTSLFMWIFPGEMNILDAGYANLDSLFYIAPWVFLFLVPAVTMRMFAEEKKSGTIELIFTKPLSDLQIVLAKYFAAVLLVLLSLLPSLIYFVSVYLLGNPVGNIDTGGTWGSFIGLFFLAAIYAAIGVFASSLTDNQIVAFILAVLLCFLFYIGFDSLGSLGIFQNIQTFIAGLGINDHYKSMSRGVIDTRDVVYFLSVIALFVVFTKTRLQSRKWA